In Thunnus thynnus chromosome 4, fThuThy2.1, whole genome shotgun sequence, a genomic segment contains:
- the isy1 gene encoding pre-mRNA-splicing factor ISY1 homolog → MARNAEKAMTALARFRQAQLEEGKVKERRPFLASECSELPKAEKWRRQIISEISKKVAQIQNAGLGEFRIRDLNDEINKLLREKGHWEVRIKELGGPDYARVGPRMLDHEGKEVPGNRGYKYFGAARDLPGVRELFEKEPAPALRKTRAELMKDVDAEYYGYRDEDDGVLLPLEMQHEKQAVLEAVQRWRTDRESRLSGDKQQQDEEEEEESIYTVHNEEPEDDESREEQEGEEGGVSFIAHVPVPSQREVEEALVRRKKMELLQRYASETLQAQSQEARTLLGL, encoded by the exons ATg GCTCGAAATGCTGAGAAGGCCAT gacGGCTCTGGCCCGGTTCAGACAGGCTCAGCTGGAGGAGGGAAAAGTGAAG gagaGGAGGCCGTTCCTGGCGTCAGAGTGCAGTGAGCTTCCTAAAGCAGAGAAGTGGAGACGACAG atcATCAGTGAGATCTCTAAGAAAGTGGCTCAGATCCAGAACG ctggtCTGGGGGAGTTCAGGATTCGGGATCTGAATGATGAGATCAATAAGCTGCTGAGAGAAAAAGGTCACTGGGAAGTTCGGATCAAAGAGCTGGGAGGACCCGACTATGCA CGTGTCGGCCCAAGGATGTTGGACCACGAGGGGAAGGAGGTTCCCGGGAATCGCGGCTATAAATACTTCGGAGCGGCCAGAGACCTGCCGGGAGTCCGAGAGCTGTTCGAGAAGGAGC CTGCCCCAGCGCTGAGGAAGACGAGGGCAGAGCTGATGAAGGACGTGGACGCCGAGTACTATGGCTACAGAGACGAAGACGATGGCGTCCTGCTGCCTCTGGAGATGCAGCACGAGAAGCAAG CTGTGTTGGAGGCGGTGCAGAGGTGGAGAACAGACAGAGAGTCTCGTCTGTCGggagacaaacagcagcaggatgaagaggaggaggaagagagcaTTTACACCGTCCACAATGAAGag ccggAGGATGATGAGAGCCGGGAGgagcaggagggagaggagggaggagtcTCCTTCATCGCACACGTACCTGTTCCCTCacagagagag gtgGAGGAGGCTctggtgaggaggaagaagatggaGTTGTTGCAGCGTTACGCCAGTGAGACTCTTCAGGCTCAGAGTCAGGAGGCCCGAACCCTGCTGGGACtataa